A region of the Acipenser ruthenus chromosome 40, fAciRut3.2 maternal haplotype, whole genome shotgun sequence genome:
GTGCCCCAAGCTGCGCTGATAGGCGCATTTCCTCGTGCGTGTTCGAGATGTGTTGAGGTGGGCGGGGCGCGGGGACTGTGAGAGTCTTCATGTAATGTATGAAGCTGTGAAGATGCAAGGCTAGCTAGATCTCCCTTGGTCTGTTGTGCTCAGAGCAGGGTGTGCCTGCGCTAGGGGATTGAAAAGAGGCCGGAGTTCAGACTCAAACTGACACAGACGCACAGGCTGGCTCTAGTTCAGAGATGACATTATTTTATTGACGCAGATCTTCacagacacagcaacacagcaccgAGACAGCAAGCACTTGTTTATCTATTTGATCGCATTACAGCACATTTTATCACAGAGCATACAAGGAACAAGCGGAAGAATGcctaacaaacacacaatcaaatgCATATTTATCTTTGTTTTGACTCCGTCAAACGTGAACGGGAGATTAGCAGCGTGACCTTCGAGCTGCAGCAGGAACTCGACATTAGTGAGGAATGTCTCCACCGTGTGGCCAATCGGGGTAGAGAAACAGAAGCTGCTGCTCGTACAGAAGCTGCTGCTCGTACAGCAGCTGCGCAACCTTCCCCAAGTGTCTGCGGAGTAAACTGTGGCTAATGCAGGGGCTAGTGCAGGCAGACTGTGGTATAGTGCGGTGAAAGGACAGCAAAGTAAAAGAAAGGTGTCATAAAACTCATTCAAGCTCTAAAAGCAGGCATTGGAGAAGCATAGAGAAGCACGGGGTGCTGCATAGCATCCAGTCTGTGGGGTTGAGCAGAGAGCAGGGAGTCTAGGGTGGGGTGGGGTGCTTGTTAAAGGGGGTTACAGCAGGTCAGTGGGGAACACGAGGAAGCCGCTGAAGGTGTTGTAGTGGCTCACATCGTCGCAGACCACCCTCCCCGCCACCAGCCTGACCGACAACTGGTCCCCGGCATGCAGCTGCAGCGCCAGGCTCTGGGTGGCGCTGTCCTCCTGGTCGTCGTAGTTGTCGTCGTGCACGCCCGCCAGGTCCTGCCCGTTCCGCTGCAGCAGGGCGAAGATGTTGAGCCGGGCGCCGGGCGCGCCAGCGTCGCTGAACACCGTCACGGAGAAGCTGTACACGCCGCTGCGCGGGGCCGTGAACACACCCGTCTGCTCATTGTAGGCGCCGCCCTGGTTCACAAACACCTTCTTGTAGATCAGCGTGGCGTTGTCTCTGAAGGGCCCCACGCACTCGGTTCGGGTAGACAGCGCAGCGGAGAACGCAGTATGGCTCGctggaggggagagacagagagcagcgtGTGAGAGTATAAACACAGgggtgcgcacacacacacgcacacacacacacacacacgcacacacacacacgcacacacagagacacacgcacacgcacacacacacacacacacacacgcacacacacacacacacgcacacacacacgcacacacacacacgcacacacacacacgcacacacacagagacacacacacacacacacacacacacacacacagagacacacgcacacacacagagacacacacacgcacacacaaacacacacacaccgcaataCTATACTGCACCAGAGGACATGTGAATAGTCACTGCACACTGTTTGCTGTTCTCCCTTCTGTTTATAAAtgccctcccccctctctctttcctcctcttCCAGCTCGGTTggtcctctccctcctcctctctttcCTCTTCTTCCAGCTGGGTTggtcccctccctccccctctcttcccTCCCTCACCTCTCAGGTCGTTCAGTCTCTTGCTGGCCTGGTCCAGGTCTTTCCTCAGCTGGTCCATGGTGTGGTTGAAGATCCACTCCAAGCGCTGCATCCTCTGCTGCATCAGACAGCACCCACAGGAGGCAGAGTCAGTCACACAGactggacagacacacagacagacatgttattcagggacacacagacacacagacagacaggggcgttattcagggacacacagacacagacagacaggggtgttattcagggacacacagacacacagacagacaggggcgttattcagggacacacagacacagacagacaggggtgTTATTCaaggacacacagacacacagacagacaggggcgttattcagggacacacagacacagacagacaggggtgttattcagggacacacagacagacaggcagacaggggcGTTATtcagggacacacagacacagacagacaggggtgttattcagggacacacagacacacagacagacaggggcgttattcagggacacacagacacagacagacaggggtgttattcagggacacacagacagacaggcagacacacagcgGCGTTAttcagggacagacagacagatttggGCTGTGCTCAGAGAGAACTCTTCACGAGAGAACAGCATCTTCTGAactctcaccccccccccccactcactgTCCTTGCTGGCCTCTCCTGCTTCACTTCCACCCCACTCATAGTCCTGTGCCAGCAAGCTGCCCACCATCGAGCAGAGAAGGGACAGGATCAGTATACctgagagagtggagaggagagcgGACTGTCAGAAACGAGCTCCTGACAGCCTGCCTGCTACCCCTCAATACTGAGACCAGGGCGTCTGCAAGGGACCCTGCCGAGGAACACGCTGTAATCATACAAGAACAACATACCCGGGCTGCTCCAGCACAGACTTGGGTAAATGCAGTGTGAAGCTTCCTGTCAGCCACCAGTGCCTGTGTATGAAGACCACCTGCTTTCGGAGCACATCTGGGAGCAACAGCATTCATCTCTGAATCCCTCAGTGCAGGTCCATTTCACCTGTCTCGTTGGTACAGTAAGCGGTCGGCACCCTGCAGCTCCACGCGTCAAGCTGAGAGCGATTGTGCCGCCTGGGACTCCAGTTACCATCACAGAAACCCGAACTGCTCTACAGACAACAACACCCACGGCGTGTGGATCCAGCACAGCATCCACCCGTAATGACTTTTGTAATAGCAGATCATTTCCTTACCTTTCATTGTGGAGGTTCTGCGCAGACAGCAATGCCATGTCACGTCTTGCTGCAGGCTGGCTATATAGTCTTATAGTGCCCCAcccgtgtgtgtgtctggggggggggggggtggtattcATTACTTCATAAAGCAGTGAATATGCACAGGGATGCAGTGACACGTTGGCCTGGAATATTAACAGATTGAATGACAATAAAAAGGAAGTGGGGGgcaggggggctgggggggggggggggggttctgctgCAGGAACAAACCTTAAATGAGTGAAGGAGAGGCCTCTGGGAATGGGACAAATAAACAGGCTCTGTGTGAGAGAAGCACTTCGTGTGAAACAGGGATCTAATACAGGAAACCCCCGGGGTGTTGAAAAGCTTAcaacagcgtgtgtgtgtgtgtgtgtgtgtgtgtgtgtgtgtggagggtagggttagggttgtgtgtgtgtgtgtgtggaggttagggttgtgtgtgtgtaaagggtagggttatggttatggttgtgtgtgtggaggggagggtagggttagggttgtgtgtgtgtggagggtagggttagggttgtgtgtgtggagggtagggttagggttagggttgtgtgtgtgtggagggtagggttatggttagggttgtgtgtgtggaggggagggtagggttagggttgtgtgtggaggggagggtagggttatggttagggttgtgtgtgtgtggagggtagggttgggttagggttgtgtgtgtgtggagggtagggttagggttgtgtgtgtgtggtggggagggtagggttatggttagggttgtgtgtgtgtggagggtagggttgggttagggttgtgtgtgtgtgtgtggagggtagggttagggttgtgtgtgtgtggagggtagggttagggttagggttgtgtgtgtgtggagggtagggttgggttagggttgtgtgtgtgtggagggtagggttagggttgtgtgtgtgtggagggtagggttgggttagggttgtgtgtgtgtgtttggaaggtagggttgggttagggttgtgtgtgtgtggagggtagggttagggttgtgtgtgtttggagggtagggttagggttagggttgtgtgtgtgtggagggtagggttatggttagggttgtgtgtgcgtggagggtagggttgggttagggttgtgtgtgtgtggagggtagggttagggttgtgtgtgtgtgcgtggagggtagggttgggttagggttgtgtgtgtgtggagggtagggttagggttgtgtgtgtgtgcgtggagggtagggttgggttagggttgtgtgtgtgtggagggtagggttatggttagggttgtgtgtgtgtgtgtgtggagggtagggttatggttatggttgtgtgtgtgtggagggtagggttagggttgtgtgtgtggaggggagggtagggttatggttagggttgtgtgtgtgtggagggtagggttagggttgtgtgtgtgtggtgggtagggttatggttagggttgtgtgtgtgtgtggagggtagggttatggttagggttgtgtgtgtggagggtagggttgggttagggttgtgtgtgtgtggagggtagggttagggttgtgtgtgtgtggtggggagggtagggttatggttagggttgtgtgtgtgtggagggtagggttagggttgtgtgtgtgtggtggggagggtagggttatggttagggttgtgtgtgtgtgtgtggtgggtagggttagggttagggttgtgtgtgtgtggagggtagggttgggttagggttgtgtgtgtgtgtttggagggtagggttagggttagggttgtgtgtgtgtggagggtagggttatggttagggttgtgtgtgtgtgtgtggtgggtagggttagggttagggttgtgtgtgtgtggagggtagggttagggttagggttgtgtgtgtgtggagggtagggttgggttagggttgtgtgtgtgtgtttggagggtagggttgggttagggttgtgtgtgtgtggagggtagggttagggttagggttgtgtgtgtgtgtttggagggtagggttgggttagggttgtgtgtgtgtggagggtagggttatggttagggttgtgtgtgtgtggtggggaggGAATTGAAGTTTTCAGTTTCTTCTTACATTTTGATGTTTCCAGTCATTCAAAGCAGTTCTAATGATCTAGTTTCTTTCTGTGTTGCTGACAATACGGACTCTGTGTCAGTCACGTAGACAGCAATCAGAAGCTACTTACTCAGTCAGAACACTTTGAAAAAACACTTTGCACTCCATGGGAAATGCAGGGGACCAGAGGACTGGGTCGAGGatcaaacatgtattatataaattGGAGTCAATCAAATGTACCCCAAAAGATGGACTGGCAGACGTTTGTGTTGCTGTTAACGCATGTGTGTGCGTCTGTCAGTGATGTCACACCTTCAACACtgccctgctctctgcactggaCTGGTACAGAGTCTCACCAGCCCTGCTTTGTGATGCTGTCTGTCCTGGACTGGTACAGAGTCTCATCAGCCCTGCTTTGTGATgctgtctgccctggactggtacagagtctcatcagccctgctttgtgaggctgtctgccctggactggtacagagtctcatcagccctgctttgtgatgctgtctgccctggactggtacagagtctcatcagccctgctttgtgaggctgtctgccctggactggtacagagtctcatcagccctgctttgtgaggctgtctgccctggactggtacAGAGTCTCACCAGCCCTGCTTTGTGAGgctgtctgccctggactggtacagagtctcatcagccctgctttgtgaggctgtctgccctggactggtacagagtctcatcagccctgctttgtgaggctgtctgccctggactggtacAGAGTCTCATCAGCCCTGCTTTGTGAGGCTCTCTGCCCTGGACTGGTACAGAGTCTCACCAGCCCTGCTTTGTGAGgctgtctgccctggactggtacAGAGTCTCATCAGTCCTGCTTTGTGAGgctgtctgccctggactggtacagagtctcatcagccctgctttgtgaggctgtctgccctggactggtacagagtctcatcagccctgctttgtgaggctgtctgccctggactggtacagagtctcatcagccctgctttgtgaggctgtctgccctggactggtacagagtctcatcagccctgctttgtgaggctgtctgccctggactggtacagagtctcatcagccctgctttgtgaggctgtctgccctggactggtacAAAGAGTCTCATCAGCCCTGCTTTGTCAGGCTGCCCTACATTCCTAGGGAGGACGGGCTGCTATTCAGCTCTGAAAGGAATAACACAGGATCCTGTGATAATGAGCAGCTCCTCTTTCACGCCTCGCACCTGCTTATCTGAACGCATCATCCTGCTTCTCGTGTGAAACTGCTGGAGCAGAGCTGAGCACAATGCTGGGTGTAGACTGCACCGTTTCTCAGGATCAGCTTACAGCTGACCCCTAGCAGCAGAGCACACTGCAGACACCAAGTCAACAACAATTTACACTCAATACTTTTTGgctaggcaaaaaaaaaaaaaaaaaaaaaaattaaaatggaaatgattTCCCTAAACTTATAAAATGATATAAAGACTCTTTCTCCACTCTGCAAAGGAAATCCAATCCGTGAGTCTGATCTGCATCGTTATTCAAGAGAAATAAAAGATTTGCAGGGCATTCCTGAAAAGGGTTCAAAATAACCCTTCGGAACTGTGTCCCCCGTCGCTGTGTGTCCCAAGCAAGGTGGGATTGATGGTGCAGACGCTGTTTCTATTTCCTAAGATATTTAGCTTAACACAAAAAGTTACCAGTTTAGTTTCTGATGAGCCATTTTTCTGAACTAGAAAGCAAAGAGACCACAATGTTCAAAACCTCTTTTAATCCCGTTCTCCACAGAGTTTACTGTTTGAAAGCACACCGTTATCTTCAGTCTTCATTAAACATGAAATGCATTCAGTTTATTCTTTTTCCCATTGGCGTCACTGTTtgttacaatactttttttttttacagaaacacgTATTTATTGTTCAACACATTTATAAAGGCCACGAAACATTCGTAACGGATCAAAGAGTTTATAAAACAACAGCAACGAGCGTTCACTTCACAACCGCGGAGCAAGAACGCGACAAACTGAAACACTGCAACACCATTCAGAGCTgtgctattgtgtgtgtgtgcagggcatcGTGTAGGAGTCCCACAGCACAGCAGAGGAGCGCAGGGATTCTACTGGGGCTGTGCTATTGTATGTGTGTGCAGGGCATCGTGTAGGAGTCCCACAGCACAGCAGAGGAGCGCAGGGATTCTACTGGGGCTgtgctattgtgtgtgtgtgcagggcatcGTGTAGGAGTCCCACGGCACAGCAGAGGAGCGCAGGGATTCTACTGGGGCTgtgctattgtgtgtgtgtgcagggcatcGTGTAGGAGTCCCACGGCACAGCAGAGGAGCGCAGGGATTCTACTGGGGCTgtgctattgtgtgtgtgtgtgcaggagtcccacggcacagcagtttcagtttAGCTCACTTTTGATGTGAGCCGAGTTGGACACACCTGAGCTGAACAGGACATTTGAAATGATTAAGGCTTGCAGAACATGGAATGGTCCAAACTGATATGCAAGGAGACTTGAATTATGCCCTTGTGTGTCTAATGCGTTTACTGTGAGCTTGAGGCTCCCCCATCGATAGGGAGACCTGGAAAGCAATGTGTGAAGCAGGCCCTCACTTTGTACATgatgtgtgcatgcgtgcgtgcgtgtctctgtgtgtgcgtgtgtttgtttaTGCAGTTTACTGAATAGAACCGCTAATTAAACAAATACTTCTCTTTTCTAACTTCATCTGCCCCTCAGCAGCTTGTAAACCAGGACTGACAGCACTTACATGGAGACCAAAGCAAACTTCGATAGAGGTCGATTTCCACTCTCGTTACAGGAGGCAGCGAGACAGAGCAGCGGCAAGGCAACGCAACCACTGAACTCTGCAGCCAGACATGCGGAGACTGTGCAGCGGGTTCTGATGTGTACATGAGAGTGCAACACAAGCAAACTGACAACAGAGATGAACAGCAAGCTGTGCTGTTACTAAGCGCTCCCATCACAACGGGCTCCCCCCACACATCCTACAAAACCGTGCTTATTCCTTTTCATTGAAAAACtaatataaactaataaaaacaacaattccAAACACAAAGCCGTGTGAAAATGTGTCGCTGATGGCAGTGAGGCTCCCACTGCAGACCGGCTTCTCTCCAGTATTAAACAGACTTGTTGCAAGATATTTGCTTAGCCAGACTGGAGACAGTCTGCGAGGGGATCTGGGGACTCCATGGCATCTCTGAAAGCTCATCATATACGGAGCAATGCCAAGGAAAGGCTGTCATTATCAGTGTCTGCAGTGATTTGGGGATTTctgtagcaaaaaataaaaatacatgtttgtgatCGGGACGGTTTTGCACTTTAAGCACAGCAACAAGCAAACAGCCACTGGAGCCGGCCCCTGAGCACAGGCCTGCACGGGTTCCTTAAGAACCAAAAACAAAGAATGCTAAATCGTTTCAGAACTAAAAAAGAAATGGTGGAAGCAAAGATcaaagagcagcagcagcagcagcccctcCTGTGGGACTCGTGAATGCAGGTAGGAGTCAGCCGCCCGGCACAGAGCACAAACTTCACAACGCAATTCGAAAGGGAGGTGTGGCCACTGGCGCAGGACAGACCCGTTCCTAACGAAGTGGCCAGGCCACCCTCCGGGGGGGTCATGGGGTCATGCAGGCAGTGGAGGCAGGGCGCTGTTCCAGACAGTAAGGTAGAGAATACagttgggccatggagcagacCCGACCCGACCGGTACACAGAACTGGCCCCGGAGTCAGCCCGCTCTCACCATCCTGTCCGATTTGAACCCAGGTGACTTGGAATCACGTTCCAGAAGCTTGGTATTTCAGTGCTGCGTTCAGACAGTGCTGTTACCAGGGGAGGGGCAGCCCAGGTTAACAACGCAGAGTTAGAGGAGGGGGACTGCGTACCGAGAACCGCCACTGCCTCCTTACAGCATTGAAATATCCAGGTCGGAGGCTGTGAACAAGGCATTAACATGCAACTCTGACTGGGGCACTCGTCATCAGAGAGACTGGGGGTGGGCAGGGAGGGTCCCGCTGGAACCAACAGAGTCACTTCATTTCAGTCCCTCCCTGTGAAAAGGCCCCAGAGGAATGCAGTCTTTTCATTGGCACAGTGAGCGTCCAGGAACAATAGGGGGAGGGGCTCTGTCCTCACAGACAGGCTCCAAATGGCTGTCCAGGCCCCCCTCCTCCTCACAGGGAGGCTCTGATTGGCTGGTATGGCAGCAGCAGCACTTGGAGGCAGCGCCCAGGAGTTGCCCCATCAGAACGCATAGATCTTATCTCTCTGGACACAGTCCAGGTCATCATCCAGGGTGAGGAGCACCTGCAgcaagaagagagagaggagagagagaagagtgaggagagaggagagaggagagagtgaggggagaggggagaggtgggagaggagagtgaggggagaggagagaggagaagtgtgaggggagaggggagaggagagaggacagaggggagaggggggagagaggggagaggagagagaggagagaggagagaggggagaggagagagaggagagagaaaagaaagaaagagaaacgtTACATTTTCCAGGAACAGCCAGTCAGGTCACTCATACAGACTCACTCCTGTCTCTCATACAGACTGTGTTCCTGTCTCTCATACAGACTCACTCCTGTCTCTCATACAGACTCACTCCTGTCTCTCATACAGACTGTGTTCCTGTCTCTCATACAGACTCACT
Encoded here:
- the LOC117397468 gene encoding cerebellin-1, with protein sequence MKGILILSLLCSMVGSLLAQDYEWGGSEAGEASKDICVTDSASCGCCLMQQRMQRLEWIFNHTMDQLRKDLDQASKRLNDLRASHTAFSAALSTRTECVGPFRDNATLIYKKVFVNQGGAYNEQTGVFTAPRSGVYSFSVTVFSDAGAPGARLNIFALLQRNGQDLAGVHDDNYDDQEDSATQSLALQLHAGDQLSVRLVAGRVVCDDVSHYNTFSGFLVFPTDLL